The DNA sequence TCCGTGAATATCTTGAAAGCCTTCGTTGCAAGGAGGATACTTTCGTCTATATCGTCTTTCCGGTGGAATATCTCCGCTCTTTCAAGGTATGAGAGTCCTGCTATGCGTTCATCACCTGCCCGTTCAGAGAACTTAAGGCCGTCACCAAATTTCTTCTGGGCTCTGTCAAGCTCGCCTTTGTTCTTATAGGCGATACCGATGTTATGATGTATCAGCGCTCTCAGCGGGTCGTTGTCGCGTTTGCCCAGTGTGGTCAGTGCAGAGTCGTATGCCTCAAGAGCTCCGTCATGCTCGCCCCGGATATTGAGTATATTGCCCAGGTTCATATAGATCTTAAGGAGCAGGTCGCGGTCTTTCTTCGATGAAGCGAGCTTCTTGGCCGATTCAAACGATTCAAGCGCGCGGGACATCTTTCCTGTCTCTGCGTATAGAATACCAAGCGTGTTCATCGTTGAGGCTAAAGCGATAACGTCGCCTGAGTCTCTAAGGAGAACTTCAGCCGCGTTGAACTCTTCAAGCGCTCTCTCCCAGTTAGCCTGCTTGGCGTATATCTCGCCTAAGAAGCGACTGGCAGATCCCTTGATTGTGCGGTTCGTCTCGCTTGCGGGGCGGCTCTTAACTTCTTCAAGAAGTCTCTCCGCCCTGTCAAACTGTAGGGAAGATATACCGATCCTGGCTATATCTATCAATAACGAATCATAAGCATCACCTTCAAGGTAACCCTGTGATACGCTCAGTATGATCTCGAACTTGGTGTCTATTGATAAGTTGTTACGGTCGTTCGTCGTAAGGTCTGTAGGTAGGATGGTCTGCCACGATTCTTTAAGAGCAGCTTCGTTCTCCTTCAATACACCCGATACTCTCGAACCGAAGTCCCTGCCACAAAGCTTCGTGGCTGCCCTGAGTATCTCTGTGATGAAGTTGTCAGTTACCATCTATCTAAATATCCCTTAGTATGCCCAACCGTAACGTGTAGATTCTTCGTCCTGAGCACTTACCGAACTACCATTATTCTTATCGCTCTTCTTACCTTTTTTGAGGAGAGCATCATCTTCTGAATTGCTCTCATTGGCAGGTAACGCATTCGAAGTAACCGGCGCTTCAATTGCTCCGGGCGCAGTTATCGATGCGTAGTCACACGCAACTGAAAACAACAGCGCAACCGCCATTAAAGTAAGAAGTAATCCTCGTTTAGGTACTTTCATTGGATTTACTCCTGTTTTGATTGTATTACTAAAAGTATTACTAAAATTCAAACTCTGTCTCCTAACATTATCCTTAAGATACAAAATGAAAAAATCTTGACCGTGATAGGTGTCACAAAACTCCCTTTTATTTTTATCTTCCTGTAACTTCTTATTTATTCAGGACTTAAAAAGCGATATAATGCTTATCAGGTTCGCTTTTAGCCCTTACTGCCGTTTAAACCCAGCAAATTAGCCACTTCGGCTTTCAGGTCGGCTAATTTAAACGGTTTTCTGAGGTACTTAGATACCCCTGATTCTTCTAATTTTGCTTCTGCTTCATCGTCAAGAGCAGAAGAAACCACCAAAATCTTAGCGGCAGAGTACTCTTCCGTCTTTTTTACCTGGCGAATTACCTCAAATCCATTGATTTTCGGCATATTCAAATCAATTATGAGTAAGTCAGGCACTGATTTACCTATTTTCATCAGTCCTTCATATCCGTCTGTAGCCGATTCAACGTTCAGGTCAGAATCCATATCTTCCAACGTCATAGCGATAGTCTTAACCATTCCCGGATCATCATCCATAATTAGGACGCTGTTATTAGAGTCATAATTGGACAAGGATTCATCAATCGGCATATTGTTGGCTCTGAGGAATTTAACAAATGCTACCTTTTCTACCCGGAAATGACCCATCGGAGTTTGGAAACCGCTGAGATGTCCCTGTCGTATCCATCTCTTGACAGTTGTAATATTAACTTCACAATATCCGGCAATATCACCTGTGGATAAGTATTTTTTATCCATACTTATACGTAAATCACCCGATTAACTCTTTTGCGCTGATTTGCACGAAATTTTGTAATATATACAGTTTTCAACATAGACTTCAAAATGTAGCATTTTATATGCTTAGAAGCAAACTATTTATTACATAAATTAAGTTAACCACCCCTCACTCCCCTCCTCGAAAATGAGGGGTAAATTTAATGCGGTCATAGGGATTAAATATCATCCTTTGTCATTGCGGGGAGTGATAGAGCCACGACACGGCAATCTCAAATTTCCCTGAATCGGTATATCGAAAATGCCCGTCTGACCGCCGGGCAGGCTTCCACTCTTTCAATTTACATAAGAAAGATGTAAATTAGCTTTCAATAAAATCGAATACTTTTCAAAGGAGAACTTTTCAATGTACAGAAAGATGATTTTAGTAATTGTTTTACTCTTATTCTCATCATGCAGCTCATATACCGGTGTGCAAAAGCAAAATAATCAGGCGACAGGTCAACTCGAACAGCTTTTTGCCGATGACTGGGAATACCAATTAAAAGAAAGCCCGCTCTTTGCCACATTCTACGGTGATAAACGTTATAACGCCGCGCTTCCGTCCGTATCGGTGGCTGATAACCAACGAAGACTCGCTCAGGAAAAAGCATTCCTGACACGATTAGCAGAAATAGACAGGAACGCTCTTTCTGCAACTCATCAACTGAATTATGACATATTCAAACTATTAAAGCAGAACGACATAGCAGAATACCAATTCAAAACTTATCTGACTCCAATTACAAACCGGAGCGGATTTCATGTTTCGTTTCCTCAGTTAGCCGATAGAGTTCCGTTAAATAGCGTGGAAGATTACGAAAATTATATCGCCCGGCTAAACGGATTCGAGGTTTACGCTCAATCATATATTGAGCTTATGCGAGCGGGAATCAGCGAGGGATATGTACTTCCCGGAATCACGCTTAAGGGAATTGAAGGCACGATAGAGCCGCATATCGTCAAAGATGCGTCTGAAAGCTTGCTGTTCGCCGCATTTGAAAAATTCCCCGATGACATAGACGAAGCGGCGCAAGCAAACCTCACAGAAGCGGGTAAATCCGCGATTCTGAATTCGGTTGTTCCCGGCTATGAAGCGTTCTTAAAATTTATTACAGAGGAATACCTCCCTGCCGCAAGAGAAGATATTGCCGCTTCTTCCCTCCCCGACGGAAAAGCGTTTTATGAGCATCGGGTTCGGCTGTTCACAACGCTGGATATAACGCCTAAAGAGGTTCACAAAATAGGTCATTCGGAGGTGAAGCGAATCCGCGGAGAAATGGAGGAACTGATTCGCGAGACAGGTTTTGAGGGAAGTTTTCAGGACTTTGTGCAATTTTTGCGGACAGATGACCGGTTCTACGTTGACAGCCCGAAGGCGTTGATGGCTCAAATCGCTCTGACGCTGAAGCTGATGGACGGACAATTACCAACGCTATTCAAGACACTTCCCAGGTCGCCTTACGGAATCAAAAAGATACCTGATTTCATCGCTCCGAAGACCACAACGGCTTATTATAACAGTCCCGCCGGCGACGGTTCAAAAGCGGGTTTCTATTTTGTAAATACGTATGACCTCAGAAGTCGCCCTACTTATGAGATCGAAGCTCTCTCCTTTCACGAGGCGGTTCCGGGGCATCATCTTCAGATAGCCCTGCAGCAGGAGATGGAGAACATTCCCGAATTCAGAAAATACGCCAGCTTCACCGCCTTTGTTGAGGGTTGGGCGCTTTATTCGGAACGGCTTGGTCTGGAGGTCGGCTTTTACGAGGATC is a window from the Candidatus Neomarinimicrobiota bacterium genome containing:
- a CDS encoding response regulator, translating into MDKKYLSTGDIAGYCEVNITTVKRWIRQGHLSGFQTPMGHFRVEKVAFVKFLRANNMPIDESLSNYDSNNSVLIMDDDPGMVKTIAMTLEDMDSDLNVESATDGYEGLMKIGKSVPDLLIIDLNMPKINGFEVIRQVKKTEEYSAAKILVVSSALDDEAEAKLEESGVSKYLRKPFKLADLKAEVANLLGLNGSKG
- a CDS encoding DUF885 domain-containing protein, yielding MYRKMILVIVLLLFSSCSSYTGVQKQNNQATGQLEQLFADDWEYQLKESPLFATFYGDKRYNAALPSVSVADNQRRLAQEKAFLTRLAEIDRNALSATHQLNYDIFKLLKQNDIAEYQFKTYLTPITNRSGFHVSFPQLADRVPLNSVEDYENYIARLNGFEVYAQSYIELMRAGISEGYVLPGITLKGIEGTIEPHIVKDASESLLFAAFEKFPDDIDEAAQANLTEAGKSAILNSVVPGYEAFLKFITEEYLPAAREDIAASSLPDGKAFYEHRVRLFTTLDITPKEVHKIGHSEVKRIRGEMEELIRETGFEGSFQDFVQFLRTDDRFYVDSPKALMAQIALTLKLMDGQLPTLFKTLPRSPYGIKKIPDFIAPKTTTAYYNSPAGDGSKAGFYFVNTYDLRSRPTYEIEALSFHEAVPGHHLQIALQQEMENIPEFRKYASFTAFVEGWALYSERLGLEVGFYEDPYSDFGRLTYEMWRALRLVVDTGMHYFGWSRQKAIDYMAENSALTMHNITTEIDRYISWPGQALGYKMGELKIRELRAYSKEKLGDKFDVREFHEVVLGSGAVPMNVLEANVTDWVSNKLSER
- a CDS encoding tetratricopeptide repeat protein, with translation MVTDNFITEILRAATKLCGRDFGSRVSGVLKENEAALKESWQTILPTDLTTNDRNNLSIDTKFEIILSVSQGYLEGDAYDSLLIDIARIGISSLQFDRAERLLEEVKSRPASETNRTIKGSASRFLGEIYAKQANWERALEEFNAAEVLLRDSGDVIALASTMNTLGILYAETGKMSRALESFESAKKLASSKKDRDLLLKIYMNLGNILNIRGEHDGALEAYDSALTTLGKRDNDPLRALIHHNIGIAYKNKGELDRAQKKFGDGLKFSERAGDERIAGLSYLERAEIFHRKDDIDESILLATKAFKIFT